From the Odontesthes bonariensis isolate fOdoBon6 chromosome 9, fOdoBon6.hap1, whole genome shotgun sequence genome, the window GATGTCAGATATTTTAATTATATAACTTTCATTCTTGCTCCAAGATGTCTGAGTCCTCTCATCTATGGTCTcagggacaaaatgttttttaatgcaCTGAAGTACTATGCCCTCTGTGGCTTATACAAGAAGCAAGCGGcaggttaaagaaaaaaatactttatctatATTCAAATTCCAATGTCATTCAAGTTGTTCCTTTTCCGACAGCAAATGCTTAAATGTAATTCAAGATTCTGTAGATGCTGATATTTGCTGTTTGAGAGCATGTGTGAGACGAGCATGTGTGAGACGATCATGTAGTGATGCGTATACCACCTTTTTCCTTTTACATTTGATAACAATAAACATATGCAAAATGCCTGATATTATATTAAGTGTTACTAGGTGTTTTCAACTGTTTTGAAATTAAGAGGAATTAAGCTGCGTACATTACATCTATGTCTGTATTAATAACAGTGTAGCTTCTGAATCTGTTAATCTACAAGTTATTCTCTCAAACAATTTCTTCCCATCCTTTAAAGGTTCAAAGACAGTAAGTTAAAGACATGTCTCTGCCATGTGCACCGCCGGATATTTGGAAGCATTGTTTGTTAAACTCAGCATTCCTCACCCTGGCCTTTCTTTGGGATGACGATGGCCTGTTGCACTGAGACATCCTCTGATCCTATGTTATGGCTTCATATGCACAAATGTTTAGATTGTTGTTGCAGAGTTTAGTTTTCTAAAATGTAGCAATTCCATAGAATCACCCCTTTAATGAGGTGGAGGGGTTTGAGAACATTATGCTGTTGGGGGCGTTAGCCCATGGTAGGGTCTGCAAAGGCAAATTattctcaggggaggagtcagaCTAAGAGCATGTCAAAGATTTAGACGGAGCATCACCAGTTAATAATCAAAGTTACCTCACTCAAAAAAGCGAAACTGGGTCGGTCACCCCCCTGGAGCCATGTCTGTGTGGGTGTCACCTCGCTGTCAGGGAAAGAGCCTGAGCAGGCGTATGAGGTTGCAGTGATATTAACTAGAGATAGTTGCGCTTATCTCCAAACACAGTGGGTGGGTGTTTGGATATTCACAAGCCCCCAGCTGAGTGCTATGGTGTTAGAGTTCTTGACTATGGCTGAAAGTCGCAGGAAAGAAGGCTCAGACTATGGTTTGTGCATATGCACCAAACAGTGGCAGAGCCAGGGGACTTCAGCGCCTAAATGGGCAATGATGGAGTAACCTGGAGGCGTAAGATTGGATGGAAGGGCCACCCTGATCAGAACCCAagcaatgttttgtttttgggtttCTGTGCTAGTTATGGTTTGTCACCATTTGTTTTAGACAATTGGGTGAAAAGAGGGAAGAGCTCAACATCTGATGGTAAGTTGGATTGGTCAGCAGAGAACACAGTCAACACTACCAGATAGACTTGGTAAGCCTAAATGAGTAGTGAGGATGAATTGGGAACATCTGGCGGAGGCCCCTGTTCATGAGATCTTGAGATTGGGGTCGTTATTTCCACTTTACGGTGGTATCTCCCAAGGGAGATAATTCAAGCCAAtaagagtccaattcattgattcaaggtaaacacaagaaacttgtgctaaagaaaaaaaatataaaaaggaccagactcagtgaataattccctatccTCCCTAtgatatagatcagtgagcgatgctgaccaacatatcattggggtcatcaggtggggacctactttcatcagtgttttgtctagttgggcccacgacacctccaggaggctagacaatgaccactggcctcccagagtcacccccctaaagcaagccaacactgctcctcacaccacaacaaccatcttttacagccacaagctacctcagcctctcaccaactgcacaccagtcacagcgggttGGGGATGCAAACagtggttcgggtagggggagaaataaaagaggttaaGATAAGTAGggatgggattcaaaccctggtttgggtagggggtaatgaaaatataaagggtgccagaggtggagccaggacaagacacactagcagattcagcagacaaactcacctaaacagtcctataatcactaaaaatgccagcaaaaacaaagccatacaactcactcaaagccaactcacccaaaatggcttcctggtttcaaaaggatcacattggccaaaccctccacttaaatatcttgaacttcttctttgctttttcaaaagtctgtttaccctaagtgctgcccctgctgggcccccagctgctattgcttcttctaatccaaatccactgactggattttactgcttcatctgacacttccttcactattttcctcacactgtccacttacacccagctccctcaacaatgagacaacagactttgcaacaaatcctctacatcctacttccactggacagattcaaaccttccatcctcgctgctctgcttctgcccccaactctacatatgtgacctgatccagcaaaatgagtcacagtgacccaaatgtcaaaattgagattttggtatcaaaagaaaggaatggaaataagctttaaaatgataccatagtcaaagtcatacgttggatggttttaaaaatatagccatttgatttatgatcttccaccctctttttacgattgaaaacctgagaaaatcgcgtttaaAGTTTTTTGCCCGTTTTTTTGTCTATATCTTTCAAAATCCTGTGAATGTAAAGGGATAAACTCTTTATCTTTAAGCTTAATTTTACCAAAGTTATTTGTACACATATAAAATGGTATTAAACCAGACCGAAGCccaaatgattagaaaatattttttttagttcccacacacactgcttCACAGCTCGACATAGCCCTCGTCACCTCATTAATATCAGTCACAGGTTGCTCAATGACTTCATCGTCATCTTCCACATGAGTGGTGAATTCTTGCTCCTTTTCCATATCCGAGTCTTTGACATtgctgtcattttcttcttcagaagaTATCACCTCAGCTCCAAAAAAATCAGGAACTAGCGCTAGCAAGTCTtgctgtccagcagcagagctgAAATTGGACGCCACGAGAGTTTAAAGCTTTCGCGACTCTACTTTCTTTCgcgaatgacattttaaaacaaaaacacagatcaacacACTACACTGTACTACACGATCCTAATATTGTAATATAAGACGAtgacttttttgacaatgacgaatattgagagactttctacgattagtttaggctacaccaacacagatagctagtttgacaggagtgatggctggaccaatcgcgtgcaccagtcactcgaaacgtgacttcccgcctattgttggcctttgtgtcactgtttgtgtacatttttaaccattttgattggttttatGAAGCGAGCAGAGATAGAGGTAAAGGCAAATCCTCAGAGGTAATAGGTAGACGGGTAGACGTTAACGGGAGAGGAGTCGATGAATTTCTTCAACCTGTTAAATTTTAACGCATTTAATACAACTTGCAAGTCAATTTGAATTGTCATTTACGTGCCTTtcctcaattatatggactatacaactttgggagattgtttttcaatgtctattctttgaaattagctaaaaaaaaattttttttaatccattgttttttcacgttATCTGCCCGTACCTCAATATAGAATGTTTAGACTTCCGACTCATTTCGCCAGAGCGGGTCACATATCTAAGCTtcttcctttcatatgcttctccCACTAATTCCTCccgaggaacagtcagctctatgaaatagactctcattctactcctagaccacaagactatatcaggccttagatttgtagaggttatctcctggggaacaacaagcttatttcatAAATCTACTTGCATCTCCCAATCaaaagcatcctccaagctgccgtgcctccttatcgtcttattgGTTTTCTGTGGTGATACAGGCAGTCGTATTTTTGGGCTGTCGTGTTCAGAGGACGCTACGACTTTGACCCCCATCCCAACAGCAATGAGTGGGAAACTCAGCCACCACGGTAGGCTAATCACGTAACGTTTACCGTCTGGTATAGCCTAATTAAGTGACATGGCTATTAAACGTCATAAAATGCACGTATTGGCCTATAAGCTAAGGCAGCATCTAGGTTGATATTGTAAACTATTTGCAGGATGTAGTTGGAAAATAGCTAAAGCTAGATAGGCTAAACGTTAAGCTTAGCATATCTAACGAAAATAGACCCCCTGAAGAAGTTGTATTAATGttttattaataaataaatatataataatatatcatatataaatatatattatatatattattatatattgtaatatataaatatataaatatatataataatatataataatattgggggataaataaaggatttttctattctattctattctattctattctattctataagtAAATTTCCCTCCACTATTTAAGCCTGGGCTATTTAGTACCCCGTGAAGTCTACGCTACGCTATTGAGTGAATATCATCTTGTTAGTATGGCTAAGGACACATGCACAGTCAAATACATACGTGATTAGTTAAACATGAAAATAGCTTAGTGGGTAGGCCTGTGAGAGCCCAAAGACCTTACGGTGCAGGCCCGTAGGCAGGGGGTGTTCTACAAAGTCTAAAAAGATGCACTTGGAGGCATtacaaaaatgtatatattgaaTAAGTATTCTTCATCGAAAATGGATACATTCTTTGAATACAATACTGCCTGAAACAGTTATCTACAGTCTCCGTTTCATACTTTGAAATCCTCTCAAAAATGCAGGAAATTCCATTTCAGCGATTTGAATTTTCAAAATTCCCCAAgcaaaatcctggctacgggTGTGCCACTACATCGAGGTGTACTGTACCATGCTCTGGAAAACACCATTAGACGCTGGTAATGAAAAGATGATTTTCATGTTGAAGAATGTTGTCTAACCTTTTGAAAGCACTACATAAAAAAGGAATGCGAACTAATAGGGCAGCTTGTACAGTAATAATGAAAAGTGTCTTTATGTGGTTGTAGAGCAGTTTGAGTGTGAAAGACACTTGTCATTACATTGCCACAGAGCTACTTCCCATCAGCTGAGGATGTAAACACTGTCAAACCTGAGCTTGAGTGAAACTTTAGACAATGAGTTAGTTTGTTTGTGATGAGGATCCTCAAAGCTAACAGCATTTGGCCTTGACACTGGCTCACTCCAGAGTTGAAACAAGCATTTCTGTAATGTAAGGTATACAACCACCATGGGTGATAAGGTGGGAAAACAAAGGTCACCGTAATGGCACTTGGTGTATATAACTTTGGTTTCTATGATTTACAAAGTGCATTTGCAGCAGATGATGTAACTATGTTTAGTAAGCTTTCACGTGATGTCCCTCTTGACATCGAGTCACCTTCATAAAGAGTTCATGCACAACTTTTTCTCAGATGGCTGAAGAGAGCTCAGAGGAGACACTGATGGTGCAGCCATGCAGTGATGGTTTGGTAAACTGGGACTCTTTTTCTGTGCACTCTTTTTCTCTCTAATTCTATTGAATGTTTTGCTGCTTTGTTGCCACTATTTATCAGTATAGACACTGTTCAGTCAAGTTCTTTGAATTAAGATCTGTCTTTAAATGAAGCAGGGCAATTTTTTAACTTTCAAACGTTTGCtaagaacaaacaaataaatggcATCCAATAACTCACTAAGCGGTGGTGGAATATTGGTTAGGAGGGTAAATTATAGGGTCATTTTAGTTCAGGTTTTGGTCTCAGCTTTTATTTGCATTAACCTttttttgattacaacttttgTAATGAAGGATTTCTTCTACACAACCATGCGCTACATCTTATTTGCTGTTACTCTGTTTTCTGACTGTCTGTTTTTGTTAATAACCAATGTGCTGCTCATTTTGAGCTATTTTGGATTCACCATCCAAACGTGGTTGTGTctgattatttttgttgtttcgTCTGTGTACACATTTGTCACACCAGTTACTCTCACTGCAATGACGCTGGAGCGCTTTGTGGCCATTTGCATTCCCCTGCGCCATGCAGAGCTGTGCTCCACACGCAGTGCCGTGTACCTCATCCTCCTCATTCATGGCCTCAGCTCTGTCCCCTGCATTGTATTACTCTCCATTTTCTTTGCATCAGCAACTTACAGCCTCTACAGCCAGGAAAGAGTATGTTCTGTGGAGAGGTTCATCTTGTACAGCTGGCAGGGTCATCTTAGATCTGCAATAAGTCAGTTTTACTTCTTGATAATGTGCATTATCATTGTTTTCTCCTATGCTGAAATAATGAAAGTGGCTAAAGCTGCATCAGGAGAGAGTAAAAAGTCAACATGGAAAGGACTCAGAACTGTGATTCTTCATGCTTTCCAGCTGCTGCTCTGTCTCATTCAGCTGTGGTGCCCCTTCATAGAAGACGCTGTGCTTCAGATTGATCTAATGTTATACATTGATGTCAGATATTTTAATTATATAACTTTCATTCTTGCTCCAAGATGTCTGAGTCCTCTCATCTATGGTCTcagggacaaaatgttttttaatgcaCTGAAGTACTATGCCCTCTGTGGCTTATACAAGAAGCAAGCGGcaggttaaagaaaaaaatactttatctatATTCAAATTCCAATGTCATTCAAGTTGTTCCTTTTCCGACAGCAAATGCTTAAATGTAATTCAAGATTCTGTAGATGCTGATATTTGCTGTTTGAGAGCATGTGTGAGACGAGCATGTGTGAGACGATCATGTAGTGATGCGTATACCACCTTTTTCCTTTTACATTTGATAACAATAAACATATGCAAAATGCCTGATATTATATTAAGTGTTACTAGGTGTTTTCAACTGTTTTGAAATTAAGAGGAATTAAGCTGCGTACATTACATCTATGTCTGTATTAATAACAGTGTAGCTTCTGAATCTGTTAATCTACAAGTTATTCTCTCAAACAATTTCTTCCCATCCTTTAAAGGTTCAAAGACAGTAAGTTAAAGACATGTCTCTGCCATGTGCACCGCCGGATATTTGGAAGCATTGTTTGTTAAACTCAGCATTCCTCACCCTGGCCTTTCTTTGGGATGACGATGGCCTGTTGCACTGAGACATCCTCTGATCCTATGTTATGGCTTCATATGCACAAATGTTTAGATTGTTGTTGCAGAGTTTAGTTTTCTAAAATGTAGCAATTCCATAGAATCACCCCTTTAATGAGGTGGAGGGGTTTGAGAACATTATGCTGTTGGGGGCGTTAGCCCATGGTAGGGTCTGCAAAGGCAAATTattctcaggggaggagtcagaCTAAGAGCATGTCAAAGATTTAGACGGAGCATCACCAGTTAATAATCAAAGTTACCTCACTCAAAAAAGCGAAACTGGGTCGGTCACCCCCCTGGAGCCATGTCTGTGTGGGTGTCACCTCGCTGTCAGGGAAAGAGCCTGAGCAGGCGTATGAGGTTGCAGTGATATTAACTAGAGATAGTTGCGCTTATCTCCAAACACAGTGGGTGGGTGTTTGGATATTCACAAGCCCCCAGCTGAGTGCTATGGTGTTAGAGTTCTTGACTATGGCTGAAAGTCGCAGGAAAGAAGGCTCAGACTATGGTTTGTGCATATGCACCAAACAGTGGCAGAGCCAGGGGACTTCAGCGCCTAAATGGGCAATGATGGAGTAACCTGGAGGCGTAAGATTGGATGGAAGGGCCACCCTGATCAGAACCCAagcaatgttttgtttttgggtttCTGTGCTAGTTATGGTTTGTCACCATTTGTTTTAGACAATTGGGTGAAAAGAGGGAAGAGCTCAACATCTGATGGTAAGTTGGATTGGTCAGCAGAGAACACAGTCAACACTACCAGATAGACTTGGTAAGCCTAAATGAGTAGTGAGGATGAATTGGGAACATCTGGCGGAGGCCCCTGTTCATGAGATCTTGAGATTGGGGTCGTTATTTCCACTTTACGGTGGTATCTCCCAAGGGAGATAATTCAAGCCAAtaagagtccaattcattgattcaaggtaaacacaagaaacttgtgctaaagaaaaaaaatataaaaaggaccagactcagtgaataattccctatccTCCCTAtgatatagatcagtgagcgatgctgaccaacatatcattggggtcatcaggtggggacctactttcatcagtgttttgtctagttgggcccacgacacctccaggaggctagacaatgaccactggcctcccagagtcacccccctaaagcaagccaacactgctcctcacaccacaacaaccatcttttacagccacaagctacctcagcctctcaccaactgcacaccagtcacagcgggttGGGGATGCAAACagtggttcgggtagggggagaaataaaagaggttaaGATAAGTAGggatgggattcaaaccctggtttgggtagggggtaatgaaaatataaagggtgccagaggtggagccaggacaagacacactagcagattcagcagacaaactcacctaaacagtcctataatcactaaaaatgccagcaaaaacaaagccatacaactcactcaaagccaactcacccaaaatggcttcctggtttcaaaaggatcacattggccaaaccctccacttaaatatcttgaacttcttctttgctttttcaaaagtctgtttaccctaagtgctgcccctgctgggcccccagctgctattgcttcttctaatccaaatccactgactggattttactgcttcatctgacacttccttcactattttcctcacactgtccacttacacccagctccctcaacaatgagacaacagactttgcaacaaatcctctacatcctacttccactggacagattcaaaccttccatcctcgctgctctgcttctgcccccaactctacatatgtgacctgatccagcaaaatgagtcacagtgacccaaatgtcaaaattgagattttggtatcaaaagaaaggaatggaaataagctttaaaatgataccatagtcaaagtcatacgttggatggttttaaaaaatatggcaatttgatttatgatcaaatgattagaaaatatttatttttgttcccacacacactgcttcacagctcgacatagccctcgtcacctcattaatatcagtcacaggttgctcaatgacttc encodes:
- the LOC142389036 gene encoding odorant receptor 131-2-like, whose product is MASNNSLSGGGILVRRVNYRVILVQVLVSAFICINLFLITTFVMKDFFYTTMRYILFAVTLFSDCLFLLITNVLLILSYFGFTIQTWLCLIIFVVSSVYTFVTPVTLTAMTLERFVAICIPLRHAELCSTRSAVYLILLIHGLSSVPCIVLLSIFFASATYSLYSQERVCSVERFILYSWQGHLRSAISQFYFLIMCIIIVFSYAEIMKVAKAASGESKKSTWKGLRTVILHAFQLLLCLIQLWCPFIEDAVLQIDLMLYIDVRYFNYITFILAPRCLSPLIYGLRDKMFFNALKYYALCGLYKKQAAG